In Glycine max cultivar Williams 82 chromosome 7, Glycine_max_v4.0, whole genome shotgun sequence, a single window of DNA contains:
- the LOC100791879 gene encoding uncharacterized protein At1g51745, translating to MGSSGESNLNVIDASVGGLVWVRRRNGSWWPGRIMGLHELSESCLVSPRSGTPVKLLGREDASVDWYNLEKSKRVKAFRCGEYDECIEKAKASAANSSKKAVKYARREDAILHALELESAHLDKESLSLCSRLDKPGSEHGGSAGELPLMSNSGEDNEDVVDDLSDSDDNSNAAPELSQSGISFEEPNHYGTLKMQSVQGRRRRTPNDSEDDGFEGVKRMRGLEDLGIGVVSKRQVQGTSATEIVHHISASLNNSTAGNCLANGTSVNGGKGYSSTLKRKRSQVANAHELLKRKNRRRPLTKVLESTAMVSVPVICNQLPSSSSSPLCGVTDGRISGLDSNGSKKTFPTTTHNSDSTEAACENGTSLIVHDHGSDDASQINHEVKENETFGIPGLVGKDSPDELFDVPFVGVLGEEKHTTDFSPIQVSCSSGKPQVSALGEQSCNASQCEAVSLRNESKNEPGCTSSAAGHIIVGHRADKGSSKWQSKGKRNSRHTSKNIKHASRKYVDTDPQSSAYLSGIGISDGIYQGACQKVDWNGMGAPNTSYKCTSQVKCKPVAVGQLEGFRDLNKHIKGTTTEAKLLPDGSLTPQRLLPYRHSRFTVNSRYQTADFPGRNYYSDASLYDVKLEVKSSYRPQHVPLVSLVSKLNGKAFIGHPLAVEVLVEGHCDKMLSDIGCDLEVGDVYCAAKPNSVTRRIHSKNLTRFSPSKSSKMKKTGLLNKKIRKLSSLTGHKQLEEERKPVVDKLKGPVIACIPLKVVFSRINEAVSGQARSTYRALPTSSNP from the exons GGATTGGTATAATCTTGAAAAATCAAAGCGGGTAAAAGCTTTTCGCTGTGGAGAGTATGATGAATGCATTGAGAAGGCGAAGGCATCTGCTGCTAATTCAAGCAAGAAGGCAGTGAAGTATGCTCGCAGGGAAGATGCTATTCTTCATGCTCTTGAGCTAGAGAGTGCTCACCTGGACAAGGAATCATTAAGCTTATGCTCCAGATTAGATAAACCTGGTAGTGAACATGGAGGATCAGCTGGCGAATTACCACTCATGTCTAATTCTGGTGAAGACAATGAAGATGTGGTGGATGATCTGAGTGACTCTGATGACAATTCTAATGCAGCTCCAGAATTGTCACAATCTGGTATATCTTTTGAAGAGCCTAATCACTATGGTACTTTAAAGATGCAATCTGTGCAAGGAAGGAGGAGAAGAACACCTAATGATTCAGAAGATGATGGATTTGAAGGAGTCAAGCGAATGAGAGGACTTGAGGACCTAGGCATTGGTGTAGTGTCAAAGAGACAGGTCCAAGGTACAAGTGCAACTGAGATAGTTCATCACATTAGTGCTTCACTCAACAATTCAACTGCAGGGAACTGTCTGGCAAATGGAACTTCTGTAAATGGTGGTAAAGGTTATTCTTCAACACTGAAAAGGAAGAGATCACAAGTGGCAAATGCTCATGAAttattgaaaaggaaaaatcgACGCCGGCCCTTGACTAAGGTTTTGGAGAGTACAGCCATGGTGTCAGTTCCTGTCATTTGTAATCAGCTTCCCAGTTCAAGCAGTTCTCCACTGTGTGGGGTAACTGATGGAAGGATTTCAGGATTAGATTCTAATGGTTCAAAGAAAACTTTTCCAACTACAACACATAATTCAGATAGTACTGAGGCTGCTTGTGAGAATGGGACTTCATTAATTGTTCATGACCATGGTAGTGATGATGCTTCCCAAATCAATCACGAGGTCAAGGAGAATGAAACTTTTGGCATACCGGGGCTAGTTGGCAAAGATTCTCCTGATGAACTATTTGATGTGCCATTTGTTGGGGTTCTAGGGGAGGAGAAACACACTACGG ATTTCTCACCCATACAGGTTTCTTGTTCATCTGGCAAGCCTCAAGTTAGTGCATTGGGAGAACAGTCTTGTAATGCTAGTCAATGTGAAGCTGTGTCCTTGAGAAATGAGAGCAAGAATGAACCTGGTTGTACCAGTTCAGCTGCTGGTCACATTATTGTTGGCCATAGAGCAGACAAAGGTAGTTCAAAGTGGCAGTCAAAAGGAAAGAGGAATTCAAGACATAcgagtaaaaatataaaacatgccTCAAGAAAATATGTGGACACAGACCCCCAATCCAGTGCTTATTTGTCAGGAATAGGGATCTCGGATGGAATCTATCAGGGTGCTTGTCAGAAAGTTGATTGGAATGGCATGGGTGCACCGAATACTTCATACAAATGTACTTCTCAAGTTAAGTGCAAACCTGTTGCTGTGGGCCAACTGGAAGGATTCCGGGACTTGAACAAGCATATCAAGGGGACAACAACAGAGGCAAAGCTATTGCCTGATGGATCTCTCACACCTCAGAGATTGCTTCCTTATCGCCATTCACGCTTCACTGTTAACTCCAGATATCAAACGGCAGATTTCCCTGGAAGAAATTATTATTCTGATGCTTCATTATATGACGTTAAGCTAGAAGTTAAATCCAGCTACCGGCCACAACACGTCCCTTTGGTTTCTCTTGTGAGTAAACTGAATGGCAAAGCCTTTATTGGACACCCTTTGGCGGTTGAGGTCTTGGTTGAAGGTCATTGTGATAAAATGTTGAGTGACATTGGATGTGACTTGGAAGTTGGTGATGTCTATTGTGCAGCCAAGCCAAACTCGGTGACCAGAAGAATACATTCCAAGAATTTAACGCGATTTTCGCCTAGTAAATCCTCCAAGATGAAGAAAACTGGGCTCTTGAATAAAAAGATTCGGAAATTGTCATCATTGACAGGTCACAAGCAGttagaagaggaaagaaaaccAGTGGTAGATAAGCTCAAGGGTCCTGTTATAGCTTGTATTCCCCTCAAAGTAGTATTCAGTAGGATAAATGAAGCAGTGAGTGGTCAGGCACGGTCCACATACCGTGCATTACCAACATCATCCAACCCTTGA
- the LOC100499921 gene encoding 60S ribosomal protein L28-2-like, translated as MATVPGQLVWEIVKKNNSFLVKQFGRGTQSVEFSRESNNLYNLNSFKYSGLANKKTVTVQPEGKDQAVLLATTKTKKQNKPAALLHKSVMKKEFRRMAKAVENQVAENYYRPDLKKAALARLSAVHRSLKVAKSGVKKRNRQAVKVASRK; from the exons ATGGCCACCGTTCCAGGGCAGCTCGTGTGGGAGATCGTGAAGAAAAACAACTCCTTTTTGGTCAAGCAGTTCGGAAGGGGGACCCAGAGCGTCGAATTCAGCAGAGAGAGCAACAATCTCTACAACCTCAATTCGTTCAAGTACTCTG GTTTGGCAAACAAGAAAACTGTTACGGTACAGCCTGAGGGTAAAGATCAGGCTGTGTTGTTGGCTACAACAAAGACAAAGAAGCAAAACAAGCCTGCTGCATTGCTTCACAAATCTGTGATGAAGAAGGAGTTCAGGAGGATGGCAAAGGCTGTTGAAAATCag GTGGCAGAAAATTACTACAGGCCCGATCTCAAGAAGGCCGCCCTTGCAAGGTTGAGTGCTGTTCACAGAAGCCTCAAAGTTGCCAAGTCTGGTGTCAAGAAGAGGAATAGACAGGCCGTGAAGGTCGCCAGTAGGAAGTGA
- the LOC100792403 gene encoding anoctamin-like protein At1g73020 translates to MKKHGNEEHVFEIGVVIPRRVVQEKDESCDCAYVLVKEFEKVGFVVERVIGIADEFIKLAAPLETLGRAAAELQIKKRTLIGMDLQFEVEEVEAFVKQPDGSVFSWYERFQCYCHLIYGIVNNSKSVKTLKFDGKEIHWEIGENLLLKLESVEIVKQVFPLHDEQKRKKLLRSWALQWWDFTSQPIDEIYSYYGAKIAIYFAFLGMFTRWMLFPAAFGLTLQLIDFGSLKLVVLPIFFIMVILWAIMFSQFWKRKNSALLARWPISSIVAADQGYKISGRKSSSWQPPMELMKVFETDRAKEKEIFQRHEWLGRLMRFRNDAIIIFSIICLQLPFELAYAHLYEVLDSDIIKFGLTAVYLFAIQYITKIGGKVSVKLIMNENNENTEKRADSLVYKVFGLYFMQTYIGIFYHALLHRNFSTLRQVLIQRLLLSEVLENLVENSLPYLKYSYKKYRVRHKKNEKGEAREKFQFTSRVEKEYLKLSYSASIGEELEDGLFDDFLELALQFGMILMFACAFPPAFAFAAVNNLMEIRTDALKLLVILRRPVPRAAATVGAWLNIFQFLILMSICTNCALLAWLYDEEGKWKIEPGLAAILIMEHVLLLTKFGLSRFIPEEPAWVRANRAKHTTQAQDMCSKKLLRTISGGDKTFREGKKLE, encoded by the exons ATGAAAAAGCATGGAAATGAAGAACATGTTTTTGAAATTGGGGTGGTGATTCCTAGGAGAGTGGTTCAGGAAAAAGATGAATCATGTGACTGTGCATACGTCCTTGTAAAGGAGTTTGAGAAGGTGGGATTTGTAGTTGAGAGAGTTATTGGCATTGCAGATGAGTTCATCAAG TTGGCTGCACCTTTGGAGACGTTGGGGAGGGCTGCAGCTGAACTACAAATCAAGAAACGGACTCTTATTG GTATGGATTTGCAatttgaggttgaggaggttgAAGCTTTTGTGAAACAACCTGATGGTTCTGTTTTCAGTTGGTATGAGCGTTTTCAGTGCTACTGTCACTTGATATATGGAATA GTAAACAACAGCAAGTCAGTAAAAACCCTTAAATTTGATGGAAAAGAAATCCATTGGGAAATTGGGGAGAATCTGCTTCTAAAATTGGAATCAGTGGAAATTGTTAAGCAAGTCTTTCCTTTGCATG ATGAACAGAAGAGAAAGAAACTTCTTAGAAGTTGGGCACTTCAATGGTGGGACTTCACTAGTCAGCCAATCGATGAGATTTATTCATATTATGGGGCAAAG ATTGCAATCTATTTTGCTTTTCTTGGAATGTTCACACGGTGGATGCTCTTCCCTGCTGCATTTGGGCTTACTTTGCAATTGATAGATTTTGG GTCATTGAAGTTAGTTGTGCTTCCTATTTTCTTCATCATGGTGATACTTTGGGCTATAATGTTTTCTCAGTTCTGGAAACGTAAAAATTCTGCACTTTTAGCCAG atGGCCTATTAGTTCTATAGTTGCAGCTGACCAAGGATACAAGATTTCAGGCAGGAAGTCGAGCTCCTGGCAGCCCCCAATGGAACTCATGAAAGTATTTGAGACTGATAGAGCTAAAGAGAAGGAAATATTCCAGAGACATGAGTGGCTTGGGCGTCTTATGCGATTCAGAAATGATGCTATCATTATCTTCAGCATCATATGCCTCCAGTTACCATTTGAGTTGGCATATGCTCATCTTTATGAAGTTCTTGATTCTGATATAATTAA GTTTGGGCTCACTGCTGTataccttttcgccattcagtaTATTACCAAGATTGGTGGCAAGGTGTCTGTCAAACTTATCATGAATGAAAACAATGAGAACACAGAAAAACGGGCTGATAGCTTGGTCTACAAG GTGTTTGGTCTGTACTTTATGCAGACATACATTGGAATCTTTTATCATGCCTTGTTGCATCGTAATTTTTCAACTCTTCGCCAAGTGTTGATTCAGCGACTCCTTCTGTCTGAG GTGTTGGAAAACTTGGTGGAAAATTCATTGCCTTATCTCAAGTATAGCTATAAAAAGTACAGGGTTCG aCACAAGAAGAATGAGAAAGGAGAAGCAAGAGAAAAGTTCCAGTTTACTTCTAGAGTAGAAAAAGAATACCTGAAGCTCTCTTACTCTGCTAGCATTGGTGAGGAGCTTGAAGATGGGTTATTTGATG ATTTCTTAGAATTGGCATTGCAGTTTGGAATGATTTTGATGTTTGCTTGCGCATTCCCACCTGCATTTGCTTTTGCTGCTGTG AACAACCTTATGGAGATCAGGACAGATGCATTGAAGCTGCTAGTGATTTTGAGGCGGCCTGTTCCTCGTGCCGCTGCAACAGTAGGAGCCTGGCTTAACATATTTCag TTTCTTATATTGATGTCTATATGCACCAACTGCGCTCTTTTAGCATGGCTATATGATGAGGAGGGAAAATGGAAAATAGAGCCTGGACTTGCGGCAATATTAATCATGGAGCATGTCCTCTTGTTGACTAAGTTCGGTCTCTCTCGCTTCATTCCTGAG GAACCTGCTTGGGTAAGAGCCAACCGTGCAAAACACACTACACAGGCACAGGATATGTGTTCTAAGAAGCTTTTAAGGACTATTTCCGGAGGAGATAAGACATTTAGAGAGGGGAAAAAATTGGAATGA